The DNA region GGACCTTCCGGCTGCGCCCCGGCCTCAAGTGGCACGACGGCGAGCCGGTTCTCGCCAAGGACGTGGTGGCGAGCCTCACCCGCTGGATGGCCCGGGACCCGATCGGCCTGATGATCCGCGGCATCCAGGACGACCTCGCGGCGACCGACGACAAGACCTTCCAGTGGCGCCTGAAGAAGCCGTTCCCGAAGCTGCTCTACGCGCTCGGCAAGACCAACGCGCCGATGGCCCTGATGATGCCGGAGCGGATCGCCAAGACCGACCCGTTCACGCAGATCTCCGAGTATGTCGGCTCGGGCCCGATGAAGTTCGTCCGCAACGAGTGGGTGCCCGGCGCCCGGGCGGTGTTCGAGACCTTCGCCGACTACAAGCCCCGCGACGAGCCGAATTCCTGGCTCGCAGGCGGCAAGCGCATGCTGGTCGACCGGGTCGAGTGGGTGATCATGCCGGACGCCGCCACCGCGTCGGCGGCCCTGCAGAACGGCGAGGTCGACTGGTGGGAGAACCCGATCTCCGACCTCGTGCCGCTGCTGCGCAAGAACGCCAACCTCAACGTCGATATCGCCGACCCGCTGGGCAATGTCGGGTCGTTCCGGATGAACCACCTGCACCCGCCCTTCGACAACCCGAAGATCCGCCAGGCGGTCATGACCGCGATGAGCCAGGAGGATTACATGCGGGCGATCGTCGGCGACGACGACAGCCTGTGGAAGAAGCTGCCGGGCTTCTTCACGCCGGGGACGCCCCTCTACAGCGAGGCCGGCGGCGGCAATGTCGGCAAGGGCGACATCAAGCTCGGCCAGAAGCTGCTCAAGGAGGCCGGCTACAAGGGCGAGCCGGTGGTCTGCGTCGTGGCGCAGGACCAGGGGATCACCAAGGCGCAGGGCGACATCACCGCCGACCTCCTGAAGCAGATGGGCTTCAACGTCGACTTCGTCGCCACCGACTGGGGCACGACCGGCACCCGCCGGGCCTCCAAGGCGCCGCCGTCCCAGGGCGGCTGGAACATGTTCCACACGTGGCACGCGGGCGCCGACTGCATCAACCCGGCGGGCTACCCGGCGGTGCGGGCGAGCGGCGACAAGGCATGGTTCGGCTGGCCCAGCATCCCGCCGGTCGAGACTGCCATCGCCGAGTGGTTCGACGCCGCCGACCCGGCCGCCGAGAAGGCCGCCATCGACAAGGTCAACGCCGCCGCCTGCGAGGGCGTGGTCTACGTGCCCACCGGGTTCTTCCTCGGCTACCAGGCGTGGCGCAAGAACGTCTCCGGCATCGTGAAGGGGCCGATTCCCTTCACCTGGGGCGTGTCGAAGGCTTAGGACCGGAGGCGCCCCATGCTCGGCTATATCGGCAGGCGCATCCTCGCCACCATCCCGGTCATGGCGGTGGTCGGGCTGTTCGTCTTCAGCCTCCTCTACTTCGCCCCGGGCGACCCGGCCGCGATCATCGCGGGCGACCAGGCGACGCCCGACGACGTCGCCCGCATCCGCGCCACGCTCGGCCTCGACCGGCCGTTCCTGGTGCGGTTCTGGGAATGGTCGTGGCAGATCCTCCACGGGGATCTCGGCACCTCGATCTTCACCAACCTGCCGGTCACCACCATGATCGGCCAGCGGGTGCAGCCCACCGTCTCGCTGATGCTCGTCACCCTGGTCTTCGCCATCGTGGTGGCGGTGCCGCTCGGCGTCGTCGCCGCCTGGAAGGCCGGCAGCCTGATCGACCGCCTCGTGATGGGGCTCGCCGTGACGGGCTTCTCGGTGCCGGTCTTCGTGGTCGGCTACGTGCTGGCCTACGTCTTCGCCCTCGAGCTCGGCTGGCTGCCGGTCCAGGGCTACACGCCGATCGAGCAGGGCCTGTGGCCCTGGCTGTCCAACCTGATCCTGCCGGCGGTGACGCTGGGCCTCGTCTACATCGCGCTGATCGCCCGGGTGACCCGCGCGACCATGCTCGACGTGCTCCAGCAGGATTACGTGCGCACCGCCCGGGCCAAGGGGCTGGCGCAGGGGCCGGTCCTGTTCGTCCACGCCCTCAAGAACGCCGCCGTGCCGATCGTCACCGTGATCGGCATCGGCATCGCGTTGCTGATCGGCGGCGCGGTGGTGACCGAGACGGTCTTCGCGATTCCCGGCCTCGGGCGCCTCACCGTCGACGCGATCCTGCGGCGCGACTACCCGGTCATCCAGGGCGTCGTGCTGCTGTTCAGCTTCGTCTACGTGCTCGTGAACCTCGCCATCGACCTCTTCTACACCGTGCTCGACCCGAGGATCCGCTATTGACCGCGACCGTCGCGCCCTTCCCCAGCAGCGCCCCGCAGGCGGGCGCCCCGCCCGAGGGGATCGCCCCCAAGGCGCCCCCGCCGCCCGGCCTCGCCGTCGCGGCGCCGCTGCCCGACGTCATCCCGGCCCGCAAGCGCCGGGGCCGGGTCTGGACCTATGTCCGCCGCAACCCGACCATCGTGGTCGGCGGCGTGCTGCTCCTCGTCGTCTTCCTGATGGCGGTCCTCGCTCCTTACCTAGGCACCGTCGACCCGACCGCCCTGGCGCCGGCCAAGCGCACCCGGGCGCCGTCGGCGCAGTACTGGTTCGGCACCGACATGCTCGGCCGCGACGTCTACTCGCGGGTGGTCTACGGCGCCCGGGTCTCGCTGCTGGTCGGCTTCTCGGTGGCGTTCCTCGCCTCGGTCGCCGGGCTGGCGGTCGGCCTCGTCTCCGGCATGGTGCGCTGGCTCGACGGGATCGTCATGCGGGTCGTCGACGGCATGATGTCGATCCCGCCGATCCTGCTCGCGGTCGCGCTGATGGCGCTCACCCGCGGCTCGGTCCAGAACGTGATCATCGCGATCACCATCGCGGAGATCCCGCGCGTCGCCCGCCTCGTGCGCGGCGTGGTGCTGTCGCTGCGCGAGCAGCCCTACGTCGAGGCGGCGGTGACCACGGGCACCCGGATGCCGGCGATCATCTGGCGCCACATCCTGCCCAACACGCTGGCGCCCATGACCGTGCAGGCGACCTACATCTGCGCCTCCGCGATGATCACCGAGGCGATCCTGTCGTTCATCGGCGCGGGCGTGCCGCCGTCGACGCCCTCCTGGGGCAACATCATGGCCGAGGGCCGGGCCCTCTGGCAGGTGAAGTTCTACATCATCCTGTTCCCGGCCATCTTCCTCTCGATGACGGTGCTCGCCGTGAACCTCGTCGGCGACGGCCTGCGCGACGCCCTCGACCCCCGCATGGCGAAGGACGTGTGATGAGCACAGGCGTGAGCGGCACCCCCCTCCTGTCGATCGAGAACCTGCAGGTCCATTTCCGCACCCCCGACGGGGTGAACCGGGCGGTGGACGGGGTCTCGTTCGCGATCCAGTCGGGCGAGACCCTGGCGATCGTGGGCGAGTCCGGCTGCGGCAAGTCGGTGACCTCGATGTCGATCCTGCGGCTCCTGCCCGAGCCGCCGGCCCGCATCGCCGGCGCGATCAGGTTCGAAGGGAAAAACCTCCTCGACCTGCCGAACAGCGCCATGCGCAAGATCCGCGGCAACGACATCAGCGTGATCTTCCAGGAGCCGATGACCTCGCTGAACCCGGTGCTGACGGTCGGCCGCCAGATCGGCGAGACCCTGCGGCTGCACCAGGGGCTCGGCCGCCGGGAGGCCGAGGAGCGGGCTGTGGAGATGCTGACCCTCGTCGGCATCCCCGAGCCGCGGCGCCGGGTGCGGGAATACCCGCACCAGCTCTCCGGCGGCATGCGCCAGCGGGTGATGATCGCCATCGCGCTCGCCTGCTCGCCGAAGCTCCTGATCGCCGACGAGCCGACCACGGCGCTCGACGTGACCATCCAGGCCCAGATCCTCGACCTGATGCGCGACCTGAAGGCCCGGGTCGGGGCCGCCATCATGCTGATCACCCACGATCTCGGCGTGGTCGCCGAGGTCGCCGACCGGGTGGTGGTGATGTATGCCGGCCGCAAGGTCGAGGAGGCGCCGGTCCGCGACCTGTTCCGGTCGCCGCGCCACCCCTACACCCGCGGCCTGATGGGTGCGGTGCCGAAGCTCGGCGCCGTCGAGCACGGGGCCGACGCGCGGCTCGCCGAGATCCCCGGCATGGTGCCGAGCCTGAAGGGCCGGATCGAGGGCTGCGTCTTCGCCGGGCGCTGCCCGGACGTGACCGACCTGTGCCGCGCCTACGCGCCGGCCCTGGAGCCGAAGGCGCCGGGCCACCTCGCCGCCTGCCACTACGCGCCGAAGGACGCCCTCGCGGCATGAGCGCCACGCCCGCACCCGCCGGTCGCACCCTGCTGGAGGTCAACGACCTCAAGAAGCACTTCGCCCTCGGCGGCGGCCTGTTCGGCCAGTCCAAGCGCGTGCTCAAGGCGGTGGACGGCCTGTCGTTCACGGTCGCCCGCGGCGAGACCCTCTCGCTCGTCGGCGAGTCCGGCTGCGGCAAGTCCACCGTCGCCAAGGCGCTTATGCGCCTCTACGCGCCCACCGCCGGACAGGTGGTGCTCGGCGGGAAACGCATCGACGACCTCTCGGCCGGGGCGCTCCGGCCCCTGCGGCGCCACATCCAGATGGTGTTCCAGGACCCGTTCTCGTCGCTCAACCCGCGGATGCGGGTGCGGGCGATCCTGGCCGAGCCGATCCGCAATTTCGGCCTCGCCCGCAACGCCGCCGACCTGGAGAGCCGGCTCGCCAGCCTGATGGAGCGGGTCGGCCTGCCGCGGGAGGCGCTCGGGCGCTGGCCGCACGAGTTCTCGGGCGGCCAGCGCCAGCGCATCGGCATCGCCCGGGCACTCGCCGCCGAGCCCGACCTGATCATCTGCGACGAGGCGGTCTCGGCGCTAGACGTCTCGGTGAAGGCGCAGATCGTCAACCTGCTGCGCGACCTGCAGCGCGAGCTCGACCTCGCGATGCTGTTCATCTCGCACGACCTCGCCATCGTCGAGCACATGACCCACCGCGTCGCCGTGATGTATCTCGGCAAGATCGTCGAGATCGGCCCGCGCCGGGACATCTTCCTGGCGCCCAAGCACCCCTACACCCAGGCCCTGCTCTCGGCGGTGCCGATCCCCGAGCCCGGGGCGGGGCGGACGCGGATCGTGCTCAAGGGCGACGTGCCGAGCCCGATCAACCCGCCGTCGGGCTGCCGCTTCCACACCCGCTGCCCGCACGCCTTCGACCGCTGCCGGACCGAGGTGCCGGGCCTCGACCCGGTCGGCGCCGGCCACTTCGCCGCCTGCCACCTCAACGACGTGGCCGCGCCCGCCCGCGCGGCCTGACGGAGCCGTCTTTGCGAGCGCAGCGAAGCAACCCAGTGCGGCGCGCGATCCCCGAGCGTGGCGGATCCCTGGGTCGCTTCGCTGCGCTCGCGATGACGGATCGGATCCCTGCAGACGGCTTTTGGAGACAACCGTGCAGCACGACCTCATCCTGAAGGGCGCGCGGGTCATCGACCCGTCGCAGAACCACGACGGGATCTGCGACGTCGCCTTCGCGGACGGCCGCGTCTCGGGCTTCGGCCGCGACCTGCCGGCCGGCCCGGGCACGCAGGTCCGGGACATGGCCGGCGCCATCGTCACGCCGGGCCTGATCGACCTGCACACCCACGTCTACTGGGGCGGCACCTCCCTCGGCATCGACGCGGACGCGTTCTGCCGGACCTCGGGGG from Methylobacterium sp. NMS14P includes:
- a CDS encoding ABC transporter substrate-binding protein — encoded protein: MDRRTFLKGSAALGLAAPQLARPALAQGGKVLRFVPQANLANFDPIWGTQYVVRNAGTLVWDMLYGVDAQLKPQRQMVESEEVSGDKLTWTFRLRPGLKWHDGEPVLAKDVVASLTRWMARDPIGLMIRGIQDDLAATDDKTFQWRLKKPFPKLLYALGKTNAPMALMMPERIAKTDPFTQISEYVGSGPMKFVRNEWVPGARAVFETFADYKPRDEPNSWLAGGKRMLVDRVEWVIMPDAATASAALQNGEVDWWENPISDLVPLLRKNANLNVDIADPLGNVGSFRMNHLHPPFDNPKIRQAVMTAMSQEDYMRAIVGDDDSLWKKLPGFFTPGTPLYSEAGGGNVGKGDIKLGQKLLKEAGYKGEPVVCVVAQDQGITKAQGDITADLLKQMGFNVDFVATDWGTTGTRRASKAPPSQGGWNMFHTWHAGADCINPAGYPAVRASGDKAWFGWPSIPPVETAIAEWFDAADPAAEKAAIDKVNAAACEGVVYVPTGFFLGYQAWRKNVSGIVKGPIPFTWGVSKA
- a CDS encoding ABC transporter permease, which codes for MLGYIGRRILATIPVMAVVGLFVFSLLYFAPGDPAAIIAGDQATPDDVARIRATLGLDRPFLVRFWEWSWQILHGDLGTSIFTNLPVTTMIGQRVQPTVSLMLVTLVFAIVVAVPLGVVAAWKAGSLIDRLVMGLAVTGFSVPVFVVGYVLAYVFALELGWLPVQGYTPIEQGLWPWLSNLILPAVTLGLVYIALIARVTRATMLDVLQQDYVRTARAKGLAQGPVLFVHALKNAAVPIVTVIGIGIALLIGGAVVTETVFAIPGLGRLTVDAILRRDYPVIQGVVLLFSFVYVLVNLAIDLFYTVLDPRIRY
- a CDS encoding ABC transporter permease gives rise to the protein MAPKAPPPPGLAVAAPLPDVIPARKRRGRVWTYVRRNPTIVVGGVLLLVVFLMAVLAPYLGTVDPTALAPAKRTRAPSAQYWFGTDMLGRDVYSRVVYGARVSLLVGFSVAFLASVAGLAVGLVSGMVRWLDGIVMRVVDGMMSIPPILLAVALMALTRGSVQNVIIAITIAEIPRVARLVRGVVLSLREQPYVEAAVTTGTRMPAIIWRHILPNTLAPMTVQATYICASAMITEAILSFIGAGVPPSTPSWGNIMAEGRALWQVKFYIILFPAIFLSMTVLAVNLVGDGLRDALDPRMAKDV
- a CDS encoding ABC transporter ATP-binding protein; this encodes MSTGVSGTPLLSIENLQVHFRTPDGVNRAVDGVSFAIQSGETLAIVGESGCGKSVTSMSILRLLPEPPARIAGAIRFEGKNLLDLPNSAMRKIRGNDISVIFQEPMTSLNPVLTVGRQIGETLRLHQGLGRREAEERAVEMLTLVGIPEPRRRVREYPHQLSGGMRQRVMIAIALACSPKLLIADEPTTALDVTIQAQILDLMRDLKARVGAAIMLITHDLGVVAEVADRVVVMYAGRKVEEAPVRDLFRSPRHPYTRGLMGAVPKLGAVEHGADARLAEIPGMVPSLKGRIEGCVFAGRCPDVTDLCRAYAPALEPKAPGHLAACHYAPKDALAA
- a CDS encoding ABC transporter ATP-binding protein gives rise to the protein MSATPAPAGRTLLEVNDLKKHFALGGGLFGQSKRVLKAVDGLSFTVARGETLSLVGESGCGKSTVAKALMRLYAPTAGQVVLGGKRIDDLSAGALRPLRRHIQMVFQDPFSSLNPRMRVRAILAEPIRNFGLARNAADLESRLASLMERVGLPREALGRWPHEFSGGQRQRIGIARALAAEPDLIICDEAVSALDVSVKAQIVNLLRDLQRELDLAMLFISHDLAIVEHMTHRVAVMYLGKIVEIGPRRDIFLAPKHPYTQALLSAVPIPEPGAGRTRIVLKGDVPSPINPPSGCRFHTRCPHAFDRCRTEVPGLDPVGAGHFAACHLNDVAAPARAA